One window of Suricata suricatta isolate VVHF042 chromosome 6, meerkat_22Aug2017_6uvM2_HiC, whole genome shotgun sequence genomic DNA carries:
- the PCDHB1 gene encoding protocadherin beta-1 — MGTETMGRKSCLFDSPLSSGQTVWNMQGSLLPPRCLLVAVAAPAGSQTAVGHRKVMQSRQVGSLLFFVCISMGGAATIRYSVAEEMESGSFVANVAKDLGLEVGKLAARGARLVSEGNKVHFRLHRKTGDLFVKEKLDRESLCGKADPCVLHFEIVLVEPLQSFRVEVRVFDINDNAPIFLNKEPLLKIPESTPLGSRFPLQSAQDLDVGLNGLQNYTLSPNAYFHLHTRFRSHGPKYAELVLDKPLDREEQPEVNLTITAVDGGSPAKSGTAHIRVEVLDVNDHVPQFSRLVYRAQVPENSANGSLVVTVSATDLDEGSNKEITYSLAQNPETILQTFQIDAQTGDVRLRGPLDFEAIETYDIDIQATDGGGLSAHSKVLVEVVDVNDNPPEVTVSSVSSPLPEDSPLQTVVALFSIRDRDIQVGGKIICFLREDLPFAVKPTFRNSYSLVTDRVLDREEVSGYNITVVAKDTGPPSLFTETVIEVLISDINDNPPIFQEDSYILTVRENNSPAIFIGKVHAEDLDLGENAQVTYTLLPPESGDLSVFAYISINSDNGKLYALRTMDYEAIQKFQFVVKATDRGFLSLSSQVTVRVVVLDDNDNRPMILYPLQNGTLPCNDLVPRSAEAGYLVTKVVAVDGDSGQNSWLSYHLLKATDPGLFSVQQQNGEIRTLRQIAERDPMIQKLIILVKDHGQPALSTTASLNILLVDGFSEPYLQFRDPAKHPTRVNPSTKYLVISLAVLSFLFLFSVTVIFVIHLYQKVKYREKFTVQEHFYDCNFPNNLVQGGANGSSSQLSAYEMCTATGTGNSEFRFLKRFMPNFPFPHGTGEAKTEAGSSLPPDSDRNRSRRLEGHGQVPDDYM; from the exons ATGGGCACAGAgaccatgggcagaaagagctgcctttTTGACTCTCCCTTGAGCTCTGGGCAGACAGTATGGAATATGCAAGGTAGCTTGCTTCCTCCTCGCTGTTTGCTGGTTGCTGTAGCAGCCCCAGCCGGCTCCCAG ACTGCCGTTGGGCACAGAAAAGTGATGCAGAGCAGGCAAGTAGggtctcttctcttttttgtgtgCATATCTATGGGAGGTGCTGCGACCATCCGCTATTCAGTGGCAGAAGAGATGGAGAGCGGTTCTTTTGTGGCTAATGTGGCTAAGGACCTGGGGCTGGAGGTAGGGAAGCTGGCTGCGCGTGGGGCGCGGCTGGTTTCCGAGGGCAACAAAGTGCACTTCCGGCTCCACCGCAAGACAGGGGATTTGTTCGTGAAGGAGAAACTGGATAGGGAGTCACTCTGTGGCAAAGCTGACCCGTGTGTTCTGCATTTTGAAATAGTTCTGGTGGAGCCGCTGCAGTCCTTTCGAGTTGAGGTCAGAGTATTTGATATCAATGACAATGCCCCGATTTTCCTAAACAAGGAGCCGCTTTTAAAGATTCCGGAGAGCACCCCCTTGGGTTCACGTTTTCCTTTGCAGAGTGCCCAGGATCTGGACGTGGGTCTCAATGGTCTCCAAAACTACACCTTGAGCCCCAATGCGTATTTCCACCTGCATACCCGCTTTCGCAGCCATGGGCCCAAATATGCTGAGCTGGTGCTGGATAAACCCCTGGACAGAGAGGAGCAGCCTGAAGTCAACTTGACAATTACAGCGGTGGATGGTGGGTCCCCAGCCAAGTCTGGCACCGCCCACATCCGCGTGGAGGTTCTGGACGTCAATGACCACGTGCCTCAGTTTTCCAGACTGGTATACCGCGCTCAGGTACCAGAAAACAGTGCCAATGGTTCTTTGGTGGTCACTGTGAGTGCCACAGACCTGGACGAGGGCTCCAACAAGGAAATAACTTACTCTTTAGCTCAAAACCCAGAAACAATTCTCCAGACATTTCAGATTGACGCTCAGACCGGGGACGTTCGACTAAGAGGACCGCTAGATTTTGAAGCAATTGAAACATACGATATTGACATTCAAGCCACCGACGGAGGGGGTCTCTCTGCCCACAGCAAAGTCCTGGTGGAAGTGGTGGATGTTAATGACAATCCTCCTGAAGTGACCGTCTCCTCTGTGTCCAGCCCTCTCCCTGAGGACTCCCCACTACAGACTGTAGTGGCCCTTTTCTCTATTCGAGATCGGGACATTCAAGTGGGAGGAAAAATCATCTGCTTCCTCAGAGAGGACCTTCCCTTTGCAGTCAAACCTACTTTTCGGAATTCTTACTCTCTGGTTACTGACAGAGTCTTGGATCGGGAAGAGGTCTCGGGCTACAATATCACCGTTGTTGCCAAGGATACTGGGCCACCCAGTCTATTCACAGAAACTGTGATTGAGGTACTTATATCTGACATTAATGACAACCCCCCAATATTTCAGGAAGACTCATACATTTTGACTGTTCGAGAAAACAACAGCCCTGCAATTTTTATTGGCAAAGTTCATGCTGAGGATCTGGATTTGGGTGAGAATGCCCAAGTAACATATACTCTGCTTCCTCCAGAAAGTGGAGATTTATCAGTCTTTGCTTATATCTCTATAAATTCAGACAATGGGAAGCTCTATGCACTGAGAACCATGGATTATGAGGCCATTCAAAAATTTCAGTTTGTGGTAAAGGCAACTGATCGGGGCTTCCTATCACTGAGTAGCCAGGTTACTGTCAGAGTAGTTGTTCTGGATGACAATGACAACCGCCCAATGATCTTGTACCCCCTGCAGAATGGCACCTTGCCCTGCAATGACCTGGTGCCCAGGTCTGCAGAGGCAGGCTACCTGGTGACCAAGGTAGTGGCTGTGGATGGTGACTCAGGTCAGAATTCTTGGCTTTCATATCATCTCCTTAAGGCCACTGACCCTGGGTTATTCTCTGTTCAACAACAAAATGGGGAAATCCGTACACTGAGGCAGATAGCTGAGAGAGACCCCATGATTCAGAAACTCATCATTCTTGTTAAGGATCATGGCCAACCAGCTCTTTCCACTACTGCCTCACTCAACATTTTGCTGGTAGATGGTTTTTCTGAGCCCTATCTGCAGTTCCGGGATCCAGCCAAGCATCCTACAAGGGTAAACCCATCCACAAAATATTTGGTCATTTCTCTGGctgtgctttcctttctctttctcttctctgtcacaGTGATCTTTGTTATACACCTCTACCAGAAggttaaatatagagaaaagttCACAGTTCAAGAGCATTTCTATGACTGTAATTTCCCTAACAACCTGGTACAAGGAGGAGCCAATGGATCTTCATCTCAGCTGAGTGCCTATGAAATGTGCACGGCCACTGGCACTGGCAATAGTGAGTTTCGGTTTCTTAAGCGCTTTATGCCCAACTTCCCCTTCCCGCATGGCACTGGAGAGGCAAAAACAGAGGCTGGTTCCAGTTTACCACCAGATTCTGATAGGAATAGGTCTCGGAGGTTAGAGGGCCATGGCCAAGTACCTGATGACTATATGTAG